One window of Medicago truncatula cultivar Jemalong A17 chromosome 2, MtrunA17r5.0-ANR, whole genome shotgun sequence genomic DNA carries:
- the LOC112419181 gene encoding putative pre-16S rRNA nuclease isoform X2 yields MWTQQQLVQPVPPLKLFHSFQPSNHAKIQSLSKLNSTQNLKTLTLEELPPNALRRKKDAEWRGGFSLGVDLGMARTGIALSKGFTFRPLTVLKLRGQKLEVRIMNIAEEEEADEFIIGLPKSCDSEETIQSNIVRSVAGRLAIRAAERGWRVYLHDEYGTTNAAIDRMINMGVNRSQQKKQDAYAAVMLLERYFSTSGQKTELVVPKNLELQGKLRSGPPRDDDYLSDDD; encoded by the exons ATGTGGACACAGCAGCAACTTGTACAACCAGTGCCACCCTTGAAACTCTTCCACTCATTTCAACCATCAAATCATGCAAAAATTCAatctttatcaaaattaaattcgaCCCAAAATCTAAAAACATTAACTTTGGAAGAACTTCCTCCAAACGCGCTTCGGAGGAAGAAAGATGCAGAATGGAGAGGAGGGTTTTCTCTTGGTGTCGACTTAGGAATGGCTCGTACTGGCATTGCTCTCAGCAAAGGATTCACTTTTCGCCCTTTAACG GTTTTGAAACTGCGAGGACAGAAACTCGAGGTCCGGATAATGAACATCGCAGAAGAGGAG gAAGCTGATGAGTTTATAATTGGACTTCCTAAGTCCTGTGATAGTGAGGAAACGATACAGTCAAACATAGTCCGTTCTGTTGCTGGAAGGCTTGCTATTCGAGCTGCTGAGAG GGGTTGGAGAGTATACCTACACGATGAATATGGGACGACAAATGCCGCCATAGATCGAATGATCAACAT GGGCGTGAATAGGTCTCAGCAGAAGAAACAAGATGCCTATGCTGCCGTG atGTTACTTGAGAGATATTTCTCCACATCAGGTCAGAAAACTGAACTTGTTGTGCCCAAGAATCTTGAACTACAAGGAAAACTTAGAAGTGGTCCTCCTAGAGATGATGATTATTTATCAGACGACGATTAA
- the LOC112419181 gene encoding putative pre-16S rRNA nuclease isoform X1 has translation MWTQQQLVQPVPPLKLFHSFQPSNHAKIQSLSKLNSTQNLKTLTLEELPPNALRRKKDAEWRGGFSLGVDLGMARTGIALSKGFTFRPLTVLKLRGQKLEVRIMNIAEEEVWIIFCPEADEFIIGLPKSCDSEETIQSNIVRSVAGRLAIRAAERGWRVYLHDEYGTTNAAIDRMINMGVNRSQQKKQDAYAAVMLLERYFSTSGQKTELVVPKNLELQGKLRSGPPRDDDYLSDDD, from the exons ATGTGGACACAGCAGCAACTTGTACAACCAGTGCCACCCTTGAAACTCTTCCACTCATTTCAACCATCAAATCATGCAAAAATTCAatctttatcaaaattaaattcgaCCCAAAATCTAAAAACATTAACTTTGGAAGAACTTCCTCCAAACGCGCTTCGGAGGAAGAAAGATGCAGAATGGAGAGGAGGGTTTTCTCTTGGTGTCGACTTAGGAATGGCTCGTACTGGCATTGCTCTCAGCAAAGGATTCACTTTTCGCCCTTTAACG GTTTTGAAACTGCGAGGACAGAAACTCGAGGTCCGGATAATGAACATCGCAGAAGAGGAGGTCTGGATCATCTTTTGTCCT gAAGCTGATGAGTTTATAATTGGACTTCCTAAGTCCTGTGATAGTGAGGAAACGATACAGTCAAACATAGTCCGTTCTGTTGCTGGAAGGCTTGCTATTCGAGCTGCTGAGAG GGGTTGGAGAGTATACCTACACGATGAATATGGGACGACAAATGCCGCCATAGATCGAATGATCAACAT GGGCGTGAATAGGTCTCAGCAGAAGAAACAAGATGCCTATGCTGCCGTG atGTTACTTGAGAGATATTTCTCCACATCAGGTCAGAAAACTGAACTTGTTGTGCCCAAGAATCTTGAACTACAAGGAAAACTTAGAAGTGGTCCTCCTAGAGATGATGATTATTTATCAGACGACGATTAA
- the LOC112419181 gene encoding putative pre-16S rRNA nuclease isoform X4, which translates to MNIAEEEEADEFIIGLPKSCDSEETIQSNIVRSVAGRLAIRAAERGWRVYLHDEYGTTNAAIDRMINMGVNRSQQKKQDAYAAVMLLERYFSTSGQKTELVVPKNLELQGKLRSGPPRDDDYLSDDD; encoded by the exons ATGAACATCGCAGAAGAGGAG gAAGCTGATGAGTTTATAATTGGACTTCCTAAGTCCTGTGATAGTGAGGAAACGATACAGTCAAACATAGTCCGTTCTGTTGCTGGAAGGCTTGCTATTCGAGCTGCTGAGAG GGGTTGGAGAGTATACCTACACGATGAATATGGGACGACAAATGCCGCCATAGATCGAATGATCAACAT GGGCGTGAATAGGTCTCAGCAGAAGAAACAAGATGCCTATGCTGCCGTG atGTTACTTGAGAGATATTTCTCCACATCAGGTCAGAAAACTGAACTTGTTGTGCCCAAGAATCTTGAACTACAAGGAAAACTTAGAAGTGGTCCTCCTAGAGATGATGATTATTTATCAGACGACGATTAA
- the LOC112419181 gene encoding uncharacterized protein isoform X3, which yields MNIAEEEVWIIFCPEADEFIIGLPKSCDSEETIQSNIVRSVAGRLAIRAAERGWRVYLHDEYGTTNAAIDRMINMGVNRSQQKKQDAYAAVMLLERYFSTSGQKTELVVPKNLELQGKLRSGPPRDDDYLSDDD from the exons ATGAACATCGCAGAAGAGGAGGTCTGGATCATCTTTTGTCCT gAAGCTGATGAGTTTATAATTGGACTTCCTAAGTCCTGTGATAGTGAGGAAACGATACAGTCAAACATAGTCCGTTCTGTTGCTGGAAGGCTTGCTATTCGAGCTGCTGAGAG GGGTTGGAGAGTATACCTACACGATGAATATGGGACGACAAATGCCGCCATAGATCGAATGATCAACAT GGGCGTGAATAGGTCTCAGCAGAAGAAACAAGATGCCTATGCTGCCGTG atGTTACTTGAGAGATATTTCTCCACATCAGGTCAGAAAACTGAACTTGTTGTGCCCAAGAATCTTGAACTACAAGGAAAACTTAGAAGTGGTCCTCCTAGAGATGATGATTATTTATCAGACGACGATTAA